From the genome of Capsicum annuum cultivar UCD-10X-F1 chromosome 4, UCD10Xv1.1, whole genome shotgun sequence:
NNNNNNNNNNNNNNNNNNNNNNNNNNNNNNNNNNNNNNNNNNNNNNNNNNNNNNNNNNNNNNNNNNNNNNNNNNNNNNNNNNNNNNNNNNNNNNNNNNNNNNNNNNNNNNNNNNNNNNNNNNNNNNNNNNNNNNNNNNNNNNNNNNNNNNNNNNNNNNNNNNNNNNNNNNNNNNNNNNNNNNNNNNNNNNNNNNNNNNNNNNNNNNNNNNNNNNNNNNNNNNNNNNNNNNNNNNNNNNNNNNNNNNNNNNNNNNNNNNNNNNNNNNNNNNNNNNNNNNNNNNNNNNNNNNNNNNNNNNNNNNNNNNNNNNNNNNNNNNNNNNNNNNNNNNNNNNNNNNNNNNNNNNNNNNNNNNNNNNNNNNNNNNNNNNNNNNNNNNNNNNNNNNNNNNNNNNNNNNNNNNNNNNNNNNNNNNNNNNNNNNNNNNNNNNNNNNNNNNNNNNNNNNNNNNNNNNNNNNNNNNNNNNNNNNNNNNNNNNNNNNNNNNNNNNNNNNNNNNNNNNNNNNNNNNNNNNNNNNNNNNNNNNNNNNNNNNNNNNNNNNNNNNNNNNNNNNNNNNNNNNNNNNNNNNNNNNNNNNNNNNNNNNNNNNNNNNNNNNNNNNNNNNNNNNNNNNNNNNNNNNNNNNNNNNNNNNNNNNNNNNNNNNNNNNNNNNNNNNNNNNNNNNNNNNNNNNNNNNNNNNNNNNNNNNNNNNNNNNNNNNNNNNNNNNNNNNNNNNNNNNNNNNNNNNNNNNNNNNNNNNNNNNNNNNNNNNNNNNNNNNNNNNNNNNNNNNNNNNNNNNNNNNNNNNNNNNNNNNNNNNNNNNNNNNNNNNNNNNNNNNNNNNNNNNNNNNNNNNNNNNNNNNNNNNNNNNNNNNNNNNNNNNNNNNNNNNNNNNNNNNNNNNNNNNNNNNNNNNNNNNNNNNNNNNNNNNNNNNNNNNNNNNNNNNNNNNNNNNNNNNNNNNNNNNNNNNNNNNNNNNNNNNNNNNNNNNNNNNNNNNNNNNNNNNNNNNNNNNNNNNNNNNNNNNNNNNNNNNNNNNNNNNNNNNNNNNNNNNNNNNNNNNNNNNNNNNNNNNNNNNNNNNNNNNNNNNNNNNNNNNNNNNNNNNNNNNNNNNNNNNNNNNNNNNNNNNNNNNNNNNNNNNNNNNNNNNNNNNNNNNNNNNNNNNNNNNNNNNNNNNNNNNNNNNNNNNNNNNNNNNNNNNNNNNNNNNNNNNNNNNNNNNNNNNNNNNNNNNNNNNNNNNNNNNNNNNNNNNNNNNNNNNNNNNNNNNNNNNNNNNNNNNNNNNNNNNNNNNNNNNNNNNNNNNNNNNNNNNNNNNNNNNNNNNNNNNNNNNNNNNNNNNNNNNNNNNNNNNNNNNNNNNNNNNNNNNNNNNNNNNNNNNNNNNNNNNNNNNNNNNNNNNNNNNNNNNNNNNNNNNNNNNNNNNNNNNNNNNNNNNNNNNNNNNNNNNNNNNNNNNNNNNNNNNNNNNNNNNNNNNNNNNNNNNNNNNNNNNNNNNNNNNNNNNNNNNNNNNNNNNNNNNNNNNNNNNNNNNNNNNNNNNNNNNNNNNNNNNNNNNNNNNNNNNNNNNNNNNNNNNNNNNNNNNNNNNNNNNNNNNNNNNNNNNNNNNNNNNNNNNNNNNNNNNNNNNNNNNNNNNNNNNNNNNNNNNNNNNNNNNNNNNNNNNNNNNNNNNNNNNNNNNNNNNNNNNNNNNNNNNNNNNNNNNNNNNNNNNNNNNNNNNNNNNNNNNNNNNNNNNNNNNNNNNNNNNNNNNNNNNNNNNNNNNNNNNNNNNNNNNNNNNNNNNNNNNNNNNNNNNNNNNNNNNNNNNNNNNNNNNNNNNNNNNNNNNNNNNNNNNNNNNNNNNNNNNNNNNNNNNNNNNNNNNNNNNNNNNNNNNNNNNNNNNNNNNNNNNNNNNNNNNNNNNNNNNNNNNNNNNNNNNNNNNNNNNNNNNNNNNNNNNNNNNNNNNNNNNNNNNNNNNNNNNNNNNNNNNNNNNNNNNNNNNNNNNNNNNNNNNNNNNNNNNNNNNNNNNNNNNNNNNNNNNNNNNNNNNNNNNNNNNNNNNNNNNNNNNNNNNNNNNNNNNNNNNNNNNNNNNNNNNNNNNNNNNNNNNNNNNNNNNNNNNNNNNNNNNNNNNNNNNNNNNNNNNNNNNNNNNNNNNNNNNNNNNNNNNNNNNNNNNNNNNNNNNNNNNNNNNNNNNNNNNNNNNNNNNNNNNNNNNNNNNNNNNNNNNNNNNNNNNNNNNNNNNNNNNNNNNNNNNNNNNNNNNNNNNNNNNNNNNNNNNNNNNNNNNNNNNNNNNNNNNNNNNNNNNNNNNNNNNNNNNNNNNNNNNNNNNNNNNNNNNNNNNNNNNNNNNNNNNNNNNNNNNNNNNNNNNNNNNNNNNNNNNNNNNNNNNNNNNNNNNNNNNNNNNNNNNNNNNNNNNNNNNNNNNNNNNNNNNNNNNNNNNNNNNNNNNNNNNNNNNNNNNNNNNNNNNNNNNNNNNNNNNNNNNNNNNNNNNNNNNNNNNNNNNNNNNNNNNNNNNNNNNNNNNNNNNNNNNNNNNNNNNNNNNNNNNNNNNNNNNNNNNNNNNNNNNNNNNNNNNNNNNNNNNNNNNNNNNNNNNNNNNNNNNNNNNNNNNNNNNNNNNNNNNNNNNNNNNNNNNNNNNNNNNNNNNNNNNNNNNNNNNNNNNNNNNNNNNNNNNNNNNNNNNNNNNNNNNNNNNNNNNNNNNNNNNNNNNNNNNNNNNNNNNNNNNNNNNNNNNNNNNNNNNNNNNNNNNNNNNNNNNNNNNNNNNNNNNNNNNNNNNNNNNNNNNNNNNNNNNNNNNNNNNNNNNNNNNNNNNNNNNNNNNNNNNNNNNNNNNNNNNNNNNNNNNNNNNNNNNNNNNNNNNNNNNNNNNNNNNNNNNNNNNNNNNNNNNNNNNNNNNNNNNNNNNNNNNNNNNNNNNNNNNNNNNNNNNNNNNNNNNNNNNNNNNNNNNNNNNNNNNNNNNNNNNNNNNNNNTccaatttgtggactgttttggtgtttttTTGTGTCTCctttgtcgatcttgtatcatttgatatcagagcatGGCTAGGTCTTGTTtcaacaagatcaatcttggacttgtttgttagaaaattcaaaaaaaaatattattttcttgtcTAAATCTAGAAgtcattttgtttgttttgttgtttctagtgttagtttcttTATaactaacactcttgagtctagatctagatttgagcttgaaatattgatgttgttgttgtgaaccaaATTGTGGCCGATTGTTGTTGCGGGTTTGAGACCTGAATGTGTATTGTGGGGATTGTGTTGCGGAATTTAAGCTTGagaaagtgtttttttttttggaggtccaacttgaaccttaggacttcaagactcaaagtgtGTTCTTGGTTTTCTTcaccatcttcaaatcttgttaAAGCAAAGTGGTTGTTTGATTTAGAAAGTGAAGAAAGGAGTGTGTTttgttgttagtcttgaaagacttgtCCAAACTTTACATCCATTCAAAGACTTACAATCACcttttcaaccactttccaacaaatttccatgatttaaggaccatgtTCTAGGAAGATGGTACAAAAAAGTCAAGTCTTCTACTTTTAGATTTGAAAATAGGATTAAGAGACTTGTTTTCCTCCTAAATCAATTCCCACtaatttcaaataacaaattgTTCAAGACTttcaattttggaaaataaaatatgttaagaCCGCAatcaatacgtggctgccatgtcacattttactgttcacacgacaaatttaggctcaaattttagatttttgagtTTCTAATCTTTGTCTCTTAGTTGtctttttgttgattctattactaattaACAAATTAGTAATAGTCTACTaggttgtaagttagttttgggTCCGTTTATTCGTGTCAacgtttctttgtgtgcttttatctttttgaaactCATTGTAGTTTTTTTTATTCAAGTACGTACATATTTGTTTTGAGTCAttgcaaacaaaaatctattccaaCCTTGAGCCACAACGGGTACCAAGTAACTTCATTGGAGTAAAAATGGTGtaccaacacttgtgagaccattGAGTGATACTTGACAAAGTGTGAGCTTGGGAGTTTATGAGGGTGATTTTTGCTAACCTTAACTTGTTGTTTATGTTTTTGTTTAGAATTTCTTTTGTTAGGTACTATGACATCGGAAAAGGTAACCATGAAAGATTTGATAGCGGCTATAATGAGTGTGAAACATGATGCTATTAGCCGATGTGAATCTCTTGAAAGAAGAATGGAAGGGACGAAGAGCTCTCTTTGCAaaaagttggataacttgatagagcatccaagccttcctaatcaagtTTTCATGAGTGGACATGCTCCatatgagctacaaggtaatcaaactaactcttgcactctagtgaatgaggctagtagctAACTAAGTGTGAACGATAGCTTGTCTTTAGGTGAGCCGAATGTTCCTTCAATTTGTGATggtaatgtacaacttgagattgtggatacactagttgatcctaatgaTGACAAAGTTGATTCTTCTAGCAAGATCAacttgtgtccacctagtgttgaaactaTTGTGACAAGTAATAGTACATTATCTTgtggaagtcatgaagaccaacttgtgtgtgaaaatggtgatgtCAAAAATGTTGGTCGAATGACTAAGGATGACCCTCtaattgtttttgttgttgaccATGCTAGTATAGAGGGAACATATGATTGTATTAGTGGTAGTATTGGGGAAAGAAAGTGTGTCCTAAGCCCGTGCCCATGGACACTCCACCCATTTTATCTCGGTGATCATTTGAAATATAGTGATGATGTCTTTTTGAATGACTTGAAGGCGCATGGAATGTATGGCCTTTCTATGTCGGCTATCAAGCctatttgttgttccaagaagagtctatgttttccacttgatgagcaactcttgttccttgtttcttgtcacacttatgtggatagaCTAGTTGACTCTTTCTTAGGAGGGTATTTGGGTAAGATGGACGTTTGGGTgtatgtgaagtttgagccaccttggaAAGATGCTATGCTTGATTACACTTTTTTTGTCTTATTTATTGTCACACTTAGGTGGATAGACAAGTATTTTTTTGGTGCTTAGAAGGGTATCCTATTCCCTATGGTCCCACGACATGTGTAGAATGTACACTCgtggtttgatattttttttattgattgtgCTAACTTTAACCCTCATGTTATGAGAAATTTGTGTTCTTTTGTCTCCTCTATTATTTTGAAGGttcggattcgaggtcgaatcctttttcaaaaaggggaggatgatacgagtacgatcgtgATTATGGATCAATACGTAAATAACTCGTGCTCGGGTGACTGGCCAATTAATGGAACAAGCTTTGGAGTGTTAgttcattaaggacattttagttattttgtaaAAAGTTGTAACCTAGGcaataaatagaacatattaggtcattttctcataactttgatgatatattttgagagctctagaGATAAAGTCTTGCAAGGTGGATTCTTTGTAAACAAGTGTGtatatcacttgtgttggtacTAGTTTTGAAACGTTCGTTGCTTGGGAATctcgttcccttgaggtcaccgtagagcttggtgttacttgtatgaattcttgggtctttgtGTTTAATTTACACTTAGGTTCACAGTATTTgtacatttgtatgtcaagttacctatatatctatctatttcattgttgttgttattcattctcgggtttggtgtcccaaaaataagactttgtgttcttcttgttattgtgcttgtgttgttaatctagtttgttggctTGCTAATTTtagaggtgttgaacaccttaatatcttgttgttattgtgttttcattattGTTGTAATGAATCCGGGAGTGGTcatcaaaggggtcctcggttcttccaACTCGTGGACTATTTTGGTATTTGTTTTGTGTCTCCTTTGTCAATCTTGTATCACTTATAAATCACTGAATATTATTTGAAGCGGTTCAGAGCTGCACAATGATAATTTAGTAAAAGGATGCCGATGGGCTTTATTAGATAAGCAAGAATTACAATAAAAAGGCTTGTCTCGCTCATGAAACGTTAGCgagaatttatttaaaataaacctAAGAACTCTAAAGTGAGGATGACCCAACCGTTGATGCCAAGTAGTGAGAGGGGTGGATGTACCGGCCATATAAGCTTGGGGTTGTGAAACAAGCCACTCATACAGTCCATTGTTGGTCTGACCGTGCACCAGCGGTTTTCGTGTTTTCAAATCCTTCACAACAAAGTCAAAGGGAAAAAAATTCAATGGACTTTGAATTGTCTTGATAAAATTTTGAAACAGAGAGAAGTTTTGAGTTTAATAGATGGGGCACAAAGAGTGTGAGTGAGTTTAAAAAGATTATTTGATGCATTTAATTGAGTAGAACCAGTGTGAGAGATGGAAATTTTGTTACCGTCACCCATGGAGACATCCTCGTTACCATGGTATGGTTGTAGGTTGTGTGGCTTCGTGGTAATGTGATGAGTGGCTCCGGAGTCGACTACCCAGGGGTTATTGGCAGAAGTGAATCTAGCAGCATAGTTGGCTTTGGCCTCAAAGTGATTATGAGACTTTGAACGGTAGACATTGGCGGTGTGGCCAATCCTATTGCATAGTTGACTTCGAGTAACAGTCTTTGGGTTGGATTTGGTCTGCCACTGTGGTGTAGTGTTAGGACGTGAATTCTGCTGCCACTGTTGAGAATTATTATTCTGCTACTGTGGAGAATTACTCTGCCTACGATTGTTACAGTTATTGGTATTGGATTTGGTGGGAGTCGCAACTGCGGCAGTTATGGGATTAGAAAGTTTCTTAACATCCCCGTGACGAAGGAAGAGTTCATGGTCAAGAAGCTTTTCAAACAATTCTTCATATGAGATATCCGTTTCATGTGCACGGATAGTAGCAGAGATTTCATGAAATTTAGGACCTAGACCGCTAGGTATTTTGACGATGAGTTCGGGATTTGACACAGGAGAACCAGTCGTGGCTAACTCATCTGAACGGGACTGAATAGTGTGAAGATATTCAGTGATGGAGCGAGATTCCTTAGTGACGCGAGCAAGTTGATCACGCAGGCTAAAGACACAGGTTTGTGATATGTTTGCATAAGTGGTGTGCAGAGCGTCCTAAGCCGATTTGGATGAATTGGCTGCAACAACAATTGGAGCAATTGTGGGTTCAACAGATGCCATGAGGGCATTCTGGATGAGTTGGTCCTGACAGAACCAAGTTAAAAAGGCAGGATTGGGAGATACATTGGTGCCAATGGTAAGGGTGCGACTAGGGGCAGGAGTACTCCCATCGAGATGGCCAAATAGATTGTAACCATATATAAGCATGGAGAATTGCGCTTTCCAGGTGGCAAAGTTGTTGCCACCGCTGAGTTTGATGGGTAATTGGGACGCAGGGTTGAATTGAATGATAATGTTAGCGCCCGTTGTGTTATCAGCATTAACAACTCTGGGATTGTTGCCATTGTTGTTGACCATTGCTGATGATCTGCgtgaagaagagaaggaaaaaaaataggacTGTTCTCGTTAGAGAGTATAGAGCCCTGATACCATATAAACACAGAGTAACTGCTAGACAAAATTGTTTATTAATAAACGCAGACAACGTTTAAATAGAGTTACAGAGAAAATCATAAAACTCCTAGACTAACCCTAATAACATAACCTAAATAAAAAAGGATTGCTCAAATAACTAAAGCAGTATCCTAAATAAATAAGGATTGCCGAAACACTAATGCTGACTAAACTACTAACTAATAACGAACAAACATAAATTAACAAGGGTTACGTTTTGTGCCAATACGCATCATGATCtttcaatttataaaattgaacaacAAAGATTTGTTATGacaaattataagttgaatcatcATGCGTTCTTGTTTTTCTCTTTAAGATGCTACATGTTTGGAGAGCTTATGTTTCCCTAGGCTAAATTAATGTCATGCATAAGAGGAAACTTGAGTTTCTTTATTTTGTgatgttattatttttcttcccATTTATACATTTATTTTGTTTCTGTTTGTTTTGTTATGACAGTTGTAACATTGCAAATCCACCAACGTGAGTTGTGGTACAGTGGTGCAATGGTGGGATTGCTTCATCCTTAATCAGAAGTCTCGGGTTCAAGCCTTGGGTATGAAGAAAATTTTGTTAGGAGCGCCACATTCAGAATGGGGTCAGCATTGTGCGATCCAAATTAGTCGAAGCTCCAATGCGGATACCGAACAccggataaaaaataaaaaaagaaatatagtcAATCCAATAAACTTTACCAGAACTCCTTTTTCGAAAAATGTTAATTAGATTTTGCTTCTACATTCtctaattttctctttttcatgGTTCTCCTATTTGGATGTGGAGTCATCATTTCAATTTTATAGGTTATGAATTTTATAACAACTACTTGAGTGGTAATAATTGATCTTAGATTGATATTTGTACATATAACATATCTAATGAATTTCTaaacaaaaatatattgttttagcaaaaattattgaattcgGTCGAATATGTATTAAGCTTCTAGCTTTGCCTCTGCCCCTGGTTCTTCTCTGCTTCAGCTGCAGGCAGATTCATGATTTGAAGTTTATGGGTTTCTATAAGGGTCTCAAGTTTATATGCAATACTGAGTTCACATTCAAATGTTTATAGAtatttaatgaatattttaataGAATTTGAGCAAAAGCGAGCTACTAGATTAAGATATTTAAGGGATCTTTTAATATGATTTGAACAAAAGCTATTAAATTCATGTGAACTCCAAATCCATCACTATTGCAACAAATTCGTTACAATAGATTATATCCAAAGATGCCAAGTATGTGTATCGTCCCATGGCTTCGATATGTCTGGATAGTTTGGAACTCCGTGTCAAGAAGGAAGGTCAAGATTCGTCAATCGAGAAGATGCCGCTGGTAACAAAAGTCAGGACGTTACAATAGCATACGCCTCAATTTCTAGCGAGTTGAACATAAAAATTCATCATAAATTGATCAGATTTAATATTTACTTTCAACTTGCAACAATTCTCCTTATGTTCAAATTGATAGGAGTACTCTTGgcttaaaattctattttatctaGTAGTACAACTTTTTTCGAATATCTATAGCTTGTTTTACATCACAAATTAAGACGGAGGAAATAATATAAGAAATTGAAAAGGGAAACTTTCTACAAACTTTGAtccattaatttaaaaaaaaaaacaaaaaaacttcaCCCAATTTTTCCGTAACTGCATATATAGGTCGAACCAGAGATAAAACGAGCCAGACATCATTATTATAACTTTGTAGTCATCGACTCTAGAATCATAGCACAACCCACAAGCAGATGGCACTACAAGATATTCATTCACATTCCTATAAGGACATGTAAAAGTTTGATATTCTCTGGTAGAAGAATTCCACAAAACGTAATGTTTATTGTCGTAATGGTTCTTTAAAAGTGCCAAGCCATCACTTGTTCACAGAACTTCAGCAGGATGGAGTCCGTTCCTTTCCGGtcataattaatttgaaattttccaagttaCTAAACTCGAATTCATCTGTCCTTCCTAATACGATCTTTTCGTGTCCCAACGCTTTGGATTGATCGCGGTGGGGTTTCTTGAATTCTGTGTCAGATATCATAGCTCTCCATGGCTTAGAAATAGATTGAAAACGTAACAATGATTTAACGGAAGTcgaataatgataaaaaataggaTACCACAAGGAAAAATAGACGTGTCATCTGATGTTTGCTCATATATTGTTCAATTGTCTGATGTTTTTTAAAAGCATTCTTTAGGAGTAGAGAAACTGTGCCAAATAACAAAGTTATTTATCTGATGTTGGCTCATATACTGTTCAATTTTACGTATAATGTATTCAATTGTTGTCTCATGTTTGCAATAACTCGCAAAATTTTAAACTATCTTCTGATGTTTTTTCGAAAAATTTCCACTTTTATTTAAATAGGGATATTATACCATGCTTTAAAAAGTCCACAAATTGCAAAAGCTAAATCTAGCGACAGACGGGagggagtaacatgccttaaaaaaTAAGGCGTCATTgaacgactctgctggggatcgaACCCAGAATCTCTGGTTCCGTAGACCAGCGCCTTATCCATTGGGCCACAGAGTCATCTTGACAGTTTAAAGTTAATGAATCTTTAATGTCTTATTGGTTGGGAACAAGTTGCTACGggataattaatcccaaaattagttatcccaccataCGTATGGGATAACTTATTCTATAACTAAGGcacaaatggtgggataagtgATTCCCTCACTATCTTATCCGatcaaccaaacatgggataaaataatcccacAATTTATTCTGGGACTATTAtaacttatacctcacaccaaacgacccttaAGTGTTTTAATCGAGATATTCCCTCCTTCCATCTTTACTTATCTACTTTTTGTTTGACACACGCCTTaacaattaataaaataatggataattttactatatcatcttttgaatataataacTTTAATGTGttgcataataaataatatttaataacaagagTATGATGCACttaatgtttttgatttttggAGATAATTTTGTAGTTTACAAAGGATAAGGCTGCATGcacattctttctcaaattttatttttaagattatacTGATATGTTATTGTCGTTAAGATATCTCTATAGTGATGAGTATAGCATCACATGAAACACTTATTAACAAAATTTTCTCAACAGTAAATTGATCAcatatatgttttttattttcttatctatTTTACATATACATTGGTGTTAATTTAGAAACTAGCGCAAATGTGTATTTAAGTCATCTAGAATATACCAACATGATTGAAGTATACAATACCTGGCTATACTTCatagtcaaaaaaattatttattccgTCATTTATGTcttagtgatgggataagttatctaaTATATATGGTGAGATGACTAATCCTGAGATAGTTAATCTTGGGATAACTTATTttcaaccaaatgacccctaaataTTGCGTAACATTTAtgtgaaatattgaaatatatatgaAGTAGAACATTCAAGAATTTCAAAGTCAAATTGGTTgtcaaatttcaatatttatgtgaagtattacaatatatatatgaagtaaaacagactagaaatattgaaatacttgGGATGATTGTCACCAAGCAGTTGCTTTAGTGGCTAGTGGTTAAGACGGCCTGTGACCAAGTAGAATCATTATTATagtattaagaaaaata
Proteins encoded in this window:
- the LOC107869096 gene encoding uncharacterized protein LOC107869096, yielding MNLPAAEAEKNQGQRSSAMVNNNGNNPRVVNADNTTGANIIIQFNPASQLPIKLSGGNNFATWKAQFSMLIYGYNLFGHLDGSTPAPSRTLTIGTNDALHTTYANISQTCVFSLRDQLARVTKESRSITEYLHTIQSRSDELATTGSPVSNPELIVKIPSGLGPKFHEISATIRAHETDISYEELFEKLLDHELFLRHGDVKKLSNPITAAVATPTKSNTNNCNNRRQSNSPQ